The Kribbella sp. HUAS MG21 genome includes the window CGAAACCGGGCGTCGCGTGCGCCATGCCCTCCTTGATCTCGTCCCGGCAGATCGCCGGGCAGCCGATCGCGGCCGCGATCCGGTGCGCCAGCGTCGTCTTCCCGGTCCCGGGCGGACCACTCACCACGACCAGCATCGGTTTCGACTGCACCCGCCGTACCTTAGCGGTCACTGTCGGCGCGCGGTGTAAACGCGGTGTAAGACCCCAGGTAGGTGTCTTGTATATCGAGACGATATGTCTCATTTAGCAAGACTCTGATTTAGCGTGGTGGACGCGAAGTCGGCGAGAGGGCAAAGGAGCCTGGGATGAACAACGTGTACACGCACGGCCATCACGAATCGGTCCTGCGGTCGCACCGGTGGCGCACCGCGGAGAACTCGGCCGGCTACCTGCTCCCGCACCTGCGTCCCGGCATGTCCCTGCTCGACGTCGGCGCCGGCCCCGGCACCATCACCGCCGACCTGGCCCGCCTGGTCGAGCCCGGCCGGACGACGGCGCTGGAGGCGAACGAGGCGGCGCTGGGAATCACCCGGAAAGCGTTTGAGGAAAACGCTGTCGACGTGCAGTTCGTGGTCGGCGACGTCCACGCGCTGGACCTGCCGGACGACACGTACGACGTCGTGCACGCGCATCAGGTGCTGCAGCACGTCGCCGATCCGGTGCAGGCCCTGCGCGAGATGCGCCGCGTCTGCAAACCCGGAGGAATCGTCGCCGTCCGCGACTCGGACTACCACGGCTTCGTCTGGTACCCGGAGCTTCCTGAGCTGGACGAGTGGATGGAGCTCTACCAGCGCATGGCGCGCGTGAACAGCGGCGAACCGGACGCCGGCCGGCGCCTGCTGTCGTGGGCGCTGGCGGCCGGGTTCGAGGACGTCGACGCGACCACGTCCACCTGGTCGTTCGCGAACCCGGACGACCGGGCGTTCTGGGGCGGCATGTGGGCGGACCGCATCCTCGAGTCGGCGCTCGCGGACCAGGCGCGCGCGTCCGGCGTACCCGAGGAGCGACTCACAGCCATCTCCCGGGCCTGGCAGGACTGGACGGCCACGCCGGACGCGTGCATCTCGATCCTGCACGGCGAACTACTGTGCCGGGCGTGACCTCTGCCGGGAGATCTCGTAGAGCGCGGCGGTCGCGGCATTGGCGGCGTTGAGCGAGCTGGCGGATCCGGTGATCGGGATCCGGACCAGGTGGTCGGCCGCTTCCTTCCACGCCGTACTCAGACCGGCCGTCTCGTTGCCGATCAGCAGCAGGACGGGCTGCGTGAAGTCGAAGTCGTAGACATCCACGGACCCGTGCTCATCGGTGCCGACCACAACGACCGGGGCGGCCGACCGTCGCACCCAGTCCAGGACTTCGCGATGTGAGGGCACGCGGACGGCGGGAACCGCGAACAGCGATCCCGTCGTCGCCCGCACCGACTTCGGGTCGTACACGTCGGCCGCGTGCCCGGTCACGATCACGCCGTCCGCACCGAACGCGTCGGCCGACCGGATGATCGAACCGATGTTCCCGGGCCCGGTCGGCCGGTCGAACACCACCCCGAGGAAATCCGGACCGACCGGGATCCGCGTGAGATCGTCGGCCGGCAGTTCCAGTACGGCGATCAACTCGGGGTCGTCCTTCTCGCCGAGTTCGGCGAGCAGTTCCGGCGCCATCGCGACCCGCTCGACACCCGGGAGCCGCTGCAACAGCTCCGATGCCCAGCGTGACAACGGCCGCGAGGCGTCGGTGATGACGGTACGCACCGGCCAACCGTTGTCCACAGCAACCGAAATCGGCCGCACGCCCTGGACGAGGAACTCCCCGGACCGCTGCCGCTTGGCGCGATTGCTCAACGACGCCTGCCACACCTGGAAACGCGCGTTGCGCGACGAGATCCGCTGCACAGCGTCCACCCTACGACGGCGCCACCGTGGACTCACGGACGATCAGCTCCGGCCGGAACAGCAGCGACTGCCCCTGCTTCGGCCCCGAGTCGTCCAGCCGGGACCGGAGCTGGGAAAACGCCGCAGCAGCCATTTCCTGCATCGGTTGCCGGACGGTGGTCAGCGTCGGCGCGTACAGATCCGCGAGCACGATGTCGTCGAAGCCGACCACCGAGACGTCCTTGCCCACTTCGAGCCCGCCGTCCCGCAGGCCGCGGCACACACCGAGTGCGCACATGTCGTTGATCGCGACGATCCCCGTCGGCGGCTCCTCCAGGGCCAGCAACTCGGCGGCGGCCGCACGTCCGAGCTCGGACGCCTCGACGTCACCGAAGTCGTCCGCGTCGCCCTTGACCGGCGCCCGCACCGACGTCGCCGGATCGATCCCCGCCTGTTCGAGGGCTCCGGTGAACCCGCGGTACCGCTCCTTGCGGTTCACACTAGCCAGCGCTCCGGACACGAACGCCAGCCGGCGGTGCCCGAGGTCGATGAGGTGCTGTGTGGCGAGCTGGCTGCCGATCGCGTTGTCGACGCTGATGCTCACCAGCGACGCCGGATCGCCCGCCTGCGACGTACGATCGAACGCGACCAGCTGCAGCCCCCGCTCGACCAGCGGCAGCACATGCTCGAGAGACGGCAGCGACGAGCACAGTACGACGCCGTGCACGCCGTCGGCCCACAACTCGTCGATGTAGTCGCGCTCGCGGCGGGGATCGCGCTCGGAGTTGCAGAGCAGGACGTGGTACCCCTCGGCCAGGGCCGCGGACTCGAGATGCCGCGCGAGCGCGCCCCAGAACGGGTTGCCGACCGACGGGACGACGAGTCCGATCGTGGTGGTGCGGCCCGTGCGCAGTTGCCGGGCGGCGCGGTTCGGCCGGTAGCCGAGCTTGTCGATCGCGCGCTCGATCCGTTGCCGGGTCTCGGGGAGCATCCGGTGGTTGCGCCCGTTGAGCAGGTTCGACACCGTGCTCGGCGAGACGCCCGCCTCGGTCGCGACCTGCTGGATCGTCACCTCGCCAGTTCTCAATTCACCGCCCACCCGCGCATTCTGTCACCCCGTCGTGTTGCCGTATCGCAGTGCAACGATGCATCACGACTTGGCGAAAGTCCAGTCCGAGGTTCCTGGGCGCCGACCTCTTGACGGGCTGCGAAAACCGTTCCTAGCATGCGGTGCATCGTTGCACCAGTCTCGCAAAGCTGCGCCGCTCCGGCTGGTAGATCGTTGCACCACTCCACTTCCGCAGCACCACGAAAGGCGCGCCATGGAGTACACCCGTAGATCAGTCCTGACGGCCCTGGGGCTCGGCGCCGTCGCCGCCACCACCGGCTGCTCGACGTCGTCCGGCAGCAGCCAGGCGGCCGCCGACGGACCCGTCGAAGGTGAGATCACGCTGCTCACCCCGCTGTTCGAGGGCAGCACCGGCAAGCAGTTGCTGGAGGGCAAGCTGCTGCCCGCGTTCAAGCAGAAGAACCCGAACGTCACGGTGAAGGTCGACTACACGACGTACAGCGCCCTGAACGAGAAGATCACCACCAGCCTGGCCGGCGGCCTGATGCCGGACGTGGTGATGCTCGGCGTCGGCTGGATCCCGCCGTTCGCGCACAAGAAGGTGCTCGCGCCGCTGCCCGACTCGCTGGCCACACGGTACGACTACGAGGACCGCGTCCTCGAGCCGTCCCGGTACGACGGCAAGCTGTACGCACTGCCGATGGTCCTGGACACCCGGATCGTCACCTATCGCAAGGACATGTTCGCCGAGGCCGGGATCAAGGCGCCGCCGAAGGACTGGGCCGAACTGCGCGCGATGTCGAAGGAACTGGCCCGCAGCGACGGCTCCGGCAAGCTCACCCGGGTCGGGTTCGACCCGTTCTCGATCGATCTGCGGCAGTGCTGGGAGACATTCCTGTTCGCGAACGACGGCAACCTCTTCGACGAGACCGGGCAGCAGGTGAAGTTCGACGACGACCGCGGGGTCGAGGCGCTGCAGCTGTTCCTCGACGTCGTCAAGGACAAGTCCGCGGACTACTCGTTCAAGTCGTCGGCCGGCCAGCCGAGCACACTGCAGCAGGGGCGTGCCGCGATGATGATGGCCAACAACTCGCTGTGGGTGCAGCTCAAGCAGCAGAATCCGGAGTTGCTGGCCGAGGACAAGGTCGGCGCGTTCATCCTCGCCAACAAGGTGCCCGCGATGCTGCAGGGCGGAACGATGGTTTCCCGTTCGGCCTCGTCCAAGCACGCCGCCGCGGCCCAGGCGCTGGTGGAGTTCATGGGTACGCCGGAATCGATCCTGCCGACTGCTCAGCAGCGTGGATCGGTGCCCGGGGTGCAGGACCTGCGGACGTCGGACTACGTCAAGAACAACGGTTTCGTGAAGCTTGCCCTGGACAACATGAGCAAGGCGCGGTCCGAGGGCGGTACGGCGGCCTGGATGGAGATCCGCGAGAAGATCAAGACCACGCTCGAGACCGCCGTGGTCGGCAAGCGGACCGCCAAGGAGGCCATCGACGAGCTGGCGAACCTGAGCAAGGAAGCGATCTCCCGGCTGTGAGCGGAGCCATGGCGCCGACGCGGGACCGCGCGCGCCCGGACACGCCACCCGGCCGGAACGCTCGCCTGCCGCAGCGCCGGAATCTGCTGCGGGCCCGGCGCCGAGCCGGCCTGCTGATGGTCGCACCGGCGGTGCTGCACGCGGTGATCTGGATCGGCATTCCGCTGATCGCCGCGGTCGTGCTGAGCTTCACGTCGTACGACGTGCTCACGCCGCCGCGGTTCGTCGGGCTGGAGAACTTCCGCGACCTGCTGTCCGACAACGTTTTCCGGCGCGCGGTACTGAACACCAGCATCTACACGTTCTTCACCGTCCCGGTCGCGATGACGATCGCGCTGCTGATCGCCCTGATGCTGAACACCAAGCTGGCCGGTCGCGCGATCTTCCGCACCGCGATCTTCATTCCGCAGGTGACGGCGACGATCGCCGTCGCGCTGGTCTGGCTGTGGATCTACGATCCGCGCAGCGGGCTGGCGAACGCAGTCCTCTCGTTCCTCGGTCTGGACGGACCTGCCTGGTTGTCCTCGACGGACTGGGCGATGCCGGCCGTGATCGTGGTCGGGATCTGGCAGGGAATCGGCCTCAAGATGCTGATCTACCTGGCCGCACTGCAGAGCCTGCCGACCGACCTCTACGAGGCGGCGTCGGTGGACGGCGCGTCCAAGGCCCGGCAGTTCTTCAGCCTGACCGTGCCGTTGTTGCGCCCGGCGACGTTCTTCGTGTTCGTGACCTCGGTGATCGGCGCGTTCCAGTCGTTCGACCAGGTGTACATCCTGACCGACGGCGGGCCCGCGAACAGCACGACGATGATGACCTACGAGATCTACAAGTCCGCGTTCCGCGAGTTCCGGATGGGATACGCGTGCGCGCAGAGCCTGGTGCTGTTCGCGATGCTGCTGTTCCTGACCTTGCTGAACCGCCGGATCACCGGAGGTGACCGTGCCACCCGTTGACACCGTCCGGCGGGCCCGGGCCGGCCGGATCGCGCTGTACCTGACCCTGACGGCGATCTCCCTGGTGATGATCGTGCCGTTCGTCTGGATGCTGCTCACCTCGGTGAAGACCCCCGGCGACATCGCGGCCGCCCCGCCGAAACTGTTCCCGACGGAATGGGCGTTCGGAAACTACGCGGACGCGTTGCGCGCCGCGCCGTTCGCGACGTACGCACGGAACAGTTTCGTGATCGCCGCAAGTCACACGGTGCTGAACGTGCTGATCGCGTCGATGGCCGGGTACGCGCTGGCCCGGTTGCGTTTCCGCGGCAGTTCCTTGATCTTCCTCGGCTTCGTGGGTGCGCTGATGATCCCGACGTACACGAAGATCCTGCCGGAGTTCCTGATCGTGCGGTTCATGCCGCTGTTCGGCGGGAACGACATCACCGGGCAGGGCGGCACCGGATGGCTGGACACCTGGTGGGCGCTGATCATCCCGGGGGCGGTCAGCCCGTTCTCGGTGTTCTTGTTCCGGCAGTTCTATCTCGACCTGCCGGTGGAGCTGGAGGAGGCAGCCCGGCTGGACGGCCTCGGTGAGCTCGGCATCTACGCGCGGATCATGACGCCGCTGGTGAAACCCGCGTTCATCACCGTCGCACTGCTCACCTTCGAGGGGTCGTGGAACAACTTCCTCTGGCCGCTGCTGGTGACCAAGAGCGACAGCCTGCGGGTGATCCAAGTCGGACTGTCCGTGTTCCGCACCGAGAACGACACCCAGTGGGCGTTCCTGATGGCCGGAACCACGCTGGCCACCGTGCCGATGGTGCTGCTGTTCCTGATCGGGCAGCGGTACTTCGTCCAAGGTTTCGCGACCGCGGGCATCAAATGACAATCGACGGAAGGACTGTTTCTATGACCGGGGAACTGCAGGGGTCGCGCGCGCTGGTGACCGGTGCCGGGCACGGCATCGGCCGCGGGATCGCGCTCGGTCTGGCGGCGGCCGGAGCGGACGTGGTGGTGCACTACGGGAAGTCCGCCGACGCGGCCGCGCGGACCGTCGCCGATATCAAGGAGCTCGGTCGCAAAGCGATCGCGGTCGGCGCCGACGTCACCAGTACGGCGGACGTCGGCCGGCTGCTCGACGAGACGGCCGGGTTCCTCGGCGGACTCGACGTACTGGTCTGCAACGCCGGCCACCTGATCGGCCGGGTCACGGTCGAGGAGATGACCGACGAGCACTTCCAGCAGGTGGTCGACGTGAACCTCGGGGCGACGTTCCGGACCGCGCGGGCCGCGATCCCGCACCTCGCGCAGTCGGCGAACGCCCGAATCATCACGATGGCGTCGCTCGCCGCGCACAACGGCGGCGGTCCCGGGTCGGTCGTCTACGCGGCGGCGAAGGCCGGGATCCGCGGCTTCACCAAGGGTCTCGCGAAGGAGCTCGGGCCGCGCGGCATCACGGTCAACTCGGTCGCACCCGGATACATCGCGGACACCGCGTTTCATAAAACGTTTTCCACCGACCAGGCACAGGCCGCGATGGTGGCCGGAACGCCGATCGGCCGCGCCGGCCAGGTCGAGGACGTCGCCAACGCGGTCCGGTTCCTGGCCCTGCCGGAATCCGGCTACCTGACTGGCACCACGATCGACATCGACGGTGGCACGTGGCCCCGCTGAACGGAAGTCCGCCCACGGAACGCGGCGGCTGGTGGCACGAGTACGTCTGTCCGGCACACGGTGTCGAACTCGCCCACATCGGGTTCGATTCCGGAAACTTTCCGGCCGGCGGCGTACCGTGTCCCCACGGTTGCCACGTCGACACACCGGCGGTCCGCGGCGCCTGGACCGTCCTCGCGCATCACTTCTGGGCCCGCCGCATCCGCCTGCTCGCGTACCAGGGACAGGGTGCCGACCTCCTCACGTCGTACGCACGGCTGTACTCCGAACTGACGAAGGCAGGCGAACACGAGCAGGCCCAGGGCTGGATGCAACGTGGCCGCCTCTTCCACCAGGCCCTCACCGACGCCGTCTGGGGCGTCCCGATCGGCCACGCGGTCCTCACCCTGACCGAGCACCCCGACCGGGGCGGGCTCGGGGAGACGTTGCCGATGCTCGACGACATGGTCGCGGGCGCCCGGCTGGCCCGGGACGCGATGGTTGCCCAGGACAACTTCTCCTCGAACTACACCGCGTGGTTCAACGCCCTCGGTACGACGGCGAGCCAAGCGGCCGCCGCCGTACGCGGTGAGGCCTGGGACGGTGCCGCGGAGTGGCTGACCGGGGAACACGGTCAGTTCGCCCACCTACACGCGGCGACCGGCGAGGACGGTTGGGAGTGGGAGTCGAGCACGTACTACCACGGTTTCGTCCTCCGCGCGTACCTCCTGAGTCTCCGCGGCTTCGACCCGTCCCAGGCGCCGGACCGTCTCGAGTCGATGATCCGTGCGCTGTCCGAGATCGCCACCGACGGCGGCATCCTCCCAGCCCTGCACGACGGCCCCTACCGCCGCCGGCCGCTGGCTCTCGAATGGCTCGAGCTCGCTGCCCTCGCGCAGCAGTTCACCTCCAATCACTCCCTCCAGGCCATCGCCACTCAGGCCCGCATCGAAGCCGGTCCCACCTACGACGGCCTCGAAGACACACTGACCAACTGGTTCATCGCCCCAGCCCGAGCTGACAACCACCCGCATGCTGCTTCTTCGGTCGCGGCGGCTTCCGTCGCGCAGCCGGTTCGGACGAGCTCGGCGCGGCCGCGGATCGTCACCACCGCCGCGTTCGCCGTCGTCCGGACCGCCGGGATCCACGCGGTTCTCGACCATGGGCCGCACGGTGGTTCCCACGGTCATCACGACAAACTCGCGCTCTATCTGTACGGCGTGAGCACGCCCTGGCAGCCCGATCCGGGCCAGGTCCCGTACGGCCATGCCCAGTGGCGCGACCACTACAAATCCGTCGCCGCCCACCCGACCATCCGCATCGACGGCCTCGAACCCGCCGAGGCGACCGGCCAACTGATCCACGACGACAACTCCGTGACAGCCACGATCGACGGCTGGTACGACGGCGTCCGCGCAACTCGCAAGCTGATTGCCGCCGACAACTACCTGCTGGACGTCGTCCGTGTGAGCGCCGACCGCAAACGTGAGATCGTCCTCCAGTTCCGCCCCGACGTGGACCTGACCGTCGAAGTCGCGCCGAACGCGATCCGTACCACCTGGACCGGCGACGAGAAGCTCTACGGCTACCACCGCGGCAACGGGATCCCGCTGACCCGCCCCGGCCCCGGTCCCGCCGACGACCCGCAGCGCACTCGCACCTGGCTCGACTGGACCGTCGTCGGCACCGAGGCGACCTTCTGCTCCGTCTACTCGACCACCCCGCTCGACACAGCTCTCGCCGAGGTGATCACCGATGTTTGACCAGCGCATCGACGTACTCCGTGACGGTCTGGAAACCCGGTACGCCGCTCAGTGGCGACGGCTGCGCGAACAGTGCGACTGGTACCGCACCCAGACCCCGCCGACCGAGCATCCGTCCGCCAGCATCACCTACTTCGGACCGGCCGCCGCCAACCTCGCGCTCGCCTACCGGCTGACCGGCAACGACGGCTACCGCGCCGAGGCAGCCCGCTGGATTTCGGCGGCCATCGGTTTCCCGCACTGGGGCAAGGCGCACATGCCGGACCACGATCTCGACGCGGGCTGGCTGCTGCACGGCCTGTCGCTCGCGTCGACGTGGCTCGGCGACGACTTCGAGCTCGCCGCCGGGTTGCGCGCGAAGCTCGAGTTGCAGGGGGCGCGACTGTACGAGTTCGCAGTCGAGTCCGAGGGGTCGTGGTGGAGTTCGTCGTACTGGCAGAACCACAACTGGATCTGCTACACGGGCCTCGCGACGGCCGGCTATGCGCTGGGTCGTGCCGAGTGGACCGAGCGGGCGAAGGCGAACTTCGCGACCGTGCTCGAGCTGCTGCCGGCGGACGGGTCCTCCATGGAGGGCGTCGTCTACTGGCGGTACGGCGTGCCGTGGTTGGCGACGTACCTGGATCTTCTGCAGGACCAGGAAATGCTCGACTGGTGGCAGCGTTTTCCGTTCCTCGCGAACACGTTTTCCTACCGGTTGCAGCAGTGCGCGCCAGGGTTCGAGGAAAACATCGACCACGGCGACTGCCACGACCGGCGCAGCGGACACAGCGTCGCGCTGTACCGGAAACTCGCGTCGGCGTACCGGATCGGCGAGGCGCAGTGGCTGGCGGACCTTGTGTCCGAACGCTTCTTCTGGCGGGAGGCGTACGCGAGCGGCGTGAAGCCGGGCGTGATGCCCGAGGCGTACCTGGAAATGCTCTGGTACGACGATTCCGTGCTGCCGGTCGACCCGGAGAAGAGCGCGCCGCTGTCGGCGTACTTTCCGGACCTCGGCCTCGTCACGGCACGCACCGGCTGGGACGACAAGGCGACGATGGTGTCGTTCAAGGCGGCGCCGGGCGGTGGGCACCAGGCCTGGGAGACGTCGCACCGGCTCGACCGCGAGCGCGGGTGGGACACGTTGAGTGCCGGGCATCATCACCCCGATTCCGGGTCGTTCGTGCTCACGTCGCGCGGCGCTTTCCTGGCGGTCGACGAGGGGTACAGCAACCGCAAGCGGGCCGGCGACCACAACCTGATCCTGGTGGACGGGTTCGGGTACGCCGACGAGGACCGGTACCACGTGTACAAAGGGATCCCGTACGAGCGGCAGGCCGAAATGGTCGACGTCCTCGCGGCCGACGGCATGGCGCACGCGACGGCCCGGATCGCCGCCATGTACCCACCCGAGCTAGGCATCACGCGCCTCGACCGCACCCTGGTCTTCACACCCGCAGGCCGAATCGTGCTGCTCGACCGGTGCGCCGCGGAAGAACCACGAGACTGGACCTTCCTACTCCACGCCGACTGGCCGATCGAATACGGCCAAGGCATCGCAAATGCCCGATCCGGACGGAACCCAGCCGGAGCCGGAACAGGCACCGGAGCAGGCACAGGAGCAGACACAGGCGAAGGAGCGGGAGTTGGTGCAGGTACTGGAGCGGCAGTTGGTGCTGGGGCAGGCACACGCGCGGTGGATGGTGACGAGATCGTGCTGCGCTCCGGGTCGGCTCAGGCGTGGGTCCGCTTCCATACGCCGGTGACCGTCGACGTATCCGTGACCGAGGTCGAGGCGAACCCGACGTCGAGCACCCCGAGCCTCCGCCTGACCCGCACCATGCACACCCTCCGCGCCACCGCCGAACGCTCGACCGTCGCCACCCTCCTCACCACGATCGAACCAACCTCGGCCCTGCACCCCACTCCTCCCACCGCCCGCTACCTCTCCGTCCCCAACGGCCACGCCATCACCTTCGCCGACGAAACCGTTCTACTCACTGTCGACGGTGCGGACGGCGGCGCGTGGAGTGCGGATGCGGCGTCGGGTGGTTCTGATGGTGGGGCGGTTCGCTGTGTGATCGAGACGCCGGACGGGCGGAGCACGGTATGAGCGCGCCGCGGGGGTCAAGGCTCAGCCGGCGGGCGCTCGACTGGCTGGGGTGGATCGCCAGCCCTGCGCTGGCGGGAGCCGCCTTCTCGATCCTGTGCCTGGGGATCGTCACCTGGCTGCCCGCCCTGGCCGCCGTCGGATTCGCGCTCAACCGGTGGCGGACCGACGGTGACACGCGTTGCTTCACCGGCGTATTCGTCGGTTGGCGCCGCTACTGGCGCCGATTGCTGCCGCACTCGATCCTGATGACCGTCGCCGTACTGATTGCCACCAGCAACTTGTCTTTCCTGTCTGGCCGATCCGGACCGCTCGTGCTGGCGTTGTTCATGATCCACGTGGGCCTGATCGCCGCCGCGATCACCTACCACCTGGCACTCGCCGTCACCGCCGGCCGGACCCCCTCCGGGTCCGCCACGGAATGGCGTCGGACTGCGTTCCGCTTGGCGTTCACATCCGTTCCGCGCGGCACCGCATTGCTGGGTGCCGCTGTGTCCGCACCCGTTTTCTCGCTCGTCGTCCCGGCAGGCCCACTCCTTCTCGGCACGACAGTTCCGGTTCTGGTCGGCCTGCTCGTCGCCGACCGCGCATAGTCCGTTCCCGACCGCCCTATCAGGAGGACCACCATGTCCAGAGCTGTTCCGATCCTGCTTCTCGGCGCCGCCCTCGCGCTGCCCGCCGTCCCGGCCCACGCCGCGACCGACTACTACGTCTCCACGACCGGCAGCGACGCGAACTCCGGTACGTCGTCGAGTACGCCGTTCGCCACCATCCAGAAGGCACTCGACACAGCTCCGCGCGGAGCCACCGTACATCTTGCCTCCGGCACCTATCTCCAGGACGCCGTGACCGTACGCTCCGGTGTCACGGTCACCGGCCCGTCGACCGCCGTGGTCAAAGGGGCGGGGAACTCGCGGATCTTCCAGGTCCAGCACGACGGGGTGACGCTGGCCGGGTTCACGATCGACGGGTTGTTCGGGTCGTCGTCCAGCAGGGACGGCTATCGGGGCAAGCTGATCTACGCGATGAGCACGTCGCCTGGTGACGGCGTGGGCACGTTGACGATCCGGAACATGCGGCTGAAGAACGCCGGCGGCGAATGCGTCCGGTTGCGGTATCTGATCACCAACGCCGACGTACACGACAACACCGTCGGTCCGTGCGGTGTGTACGACTTCAAGTTCGCCGGCGGCGGGAAGAACGGCGAGGGGATCTACGTCGGGACCGCACCGGAGCAGCAGGGCGAGAACGGCGCGCCCGATGCCCAGGCGGACCGCAGCCGCAACAACCACATTCATCACAATACGATCGCGACCTACGGCAACGAGTGCGTCGACGTGAAGGAGAACTCGACCGCGAACGTGGTCGAGTACAACGACTGCAGCCAGCAGAAGGATCCGAGCTCCGGCGGCCTCGACGCGCGCGGTAGCGGAAACACGTTCCGCTACAACACGG containing:
- a CDS encoding right-handed parallel beta-helix repeat-containing protein; the protein is MSRAVPILLLGAALALPAVPAHAATDYYVSTTGSDANSGTSSSTPFATIQKALDTAPRGATVHLASGTYLQDAVTVRSGVTVTGPSTAVVKGAGNSRIFQVQHDGVTLAGFTIDGLFGSSSSRDGYRGKLIYAMSTSPGDGVGTLTIRNMRLKNAGGECVRLRYLITNADVHDNTVGPCGVYDFKFAGGGKNGEGIYVGTAPEQQGENGAPDAQADRSRNNHIHHNTIATYGNECVDVKENSTANVVEYNDCSQQKDPSSGGLDARGSGNTFRYNTVHDNTGAGVRLGGDTEIDGIDNNIYGNTITNNAAGGIKFMRTPQGQVCGNTMSGNTEGNSVGTYGADYNPTATC